The proteins below are encoded in one region of Apium graveolens cultivar Ventura chromosome 4, ASM990537v1, whole genome shotgun sequence:
- the LOC141721614 gene encoding putative anthocyanidin reductase — MEQKGVREEGEKRYCVTGSTGYIASWLVNSLLRNNCYVHATVRDLAKSLHLSKLWGAHDRLRIFEADLLEEGSFDEAVKGCIGVFHVAASMQFSVPEKDNIDSYVQSKVIDPAIKGTLNVIKSCLKSKSVKKVVFTSSISTLTAKDTDGNWKEVVDESCQTPIDHVWNTKASGWVYVLSKLLTENAAFQFAHDKGFDLVSVVTTTVAGPFLTSTIPSSIRVLLSPLTSDPEFFPILSAVNSRMGSIAVVHIEDVCNAHIFLMEHSKAQGRYICCSESSELSDLIHRLAKVYPCPNIQRLMARDQRPAPSKISSKKMKDLGFSYKFDLQDIIHQTVTHCIDHGFLQPISK; from the exons ATGGAACAAAAAGGAGTAAGAGAAGAAGGGGAGAAAAGGTACTGCGTTACAGGATCGACAGGATACATAGCTTCATGGCTCGTCAACTCTCTTCTTCGCAACAACTGCTATGTTCATGCCACTGTTCGCGATCTTG CTAAATCTTTGCATCTATCGAAATTGTGGGGTGCCCATGATCGGTTGAGAATATTTGAAGCTGATTTGCTGGAAGAAGGGAGCTTTGACGAGGCTGTCAAAGGTTGCATTGGCGTGTTCCATGTTGCAGCATCAATGCAATTCAGTGTTCCGGAGAAGGACAATATAG ACAGTTATGTTCAGTCAAAAGTTATTGATCCTGCAATCAAAGGAACTTTAAATGTCATTAAATCTTGCTTGAAATCAAAATCAGTTAAGAAGGTTGTTTTTACATCTTCAATTAGTACCTTAACCGCCAAAGATACGgatggaaactggaaagaagtTGTCGATGAATCTTGCCAGACTCCTATTGATCATGTCTGGAACACTAAAGCAAGTGGATGG GTTTACGTACTTTCAAAACTTTTAACAGAAAATGCTGCATTTCAATTTGCCCATGACAAAGGATTTGATCTTGTTTCAGTAGTAACAACAACTGTGGCTGGTCCATTCCTTACTTCAACTATCCCTTCAAGCATTCGAGTTCTCCTATCACCATTAACAA GCGATCCAGAATTCTTTCCAATACTATCTGCTGTAAATTCAAGAATGGGGTCAATTGCTGTAGTCCACATAGAAGATGTATGCAACGCCCATATATTTTTGATGGAGCATAGTAAAGCACAAGGTCGGTACATATGCTGCTCAGAAAGTTCTGAGCTGTCGGATTTGATTCATCGGCTCGCCAAAGTTTACCCTTGCCCTAATATACAGAG GCTGATGGCAAGAGATCAGCGTCCAGCACCATCCAAGATATCCTCGAAGAAAATGAAAGACTTGGGCTTTAGTTACAAGTTTGATCTGCAAGATATAATACATCAAACTGTCACCCATTGTATTGATCATGGGTTTTTACAACCTATTAGTAAGTAA
- the LOC141717308 gene encoding uncharacterized protein LOC141717308, producing MGGGAAMRAAAKVAGMNMGLRGAPGAEHPFAAAARKAVSPVKALFNSSETSQTRPYWDDSNYKNGNIDEWELAGGEEELMSEEARLVFGDAPTVKEAQDATFQLKEAVNKAYLSTDDVFSNEESGIVALLNSEDLESKTCAVKDSTSPILSTQAMQAFRLLNENTAAQKVVASIACDPNVWNAVLQNEALVGFLRSQKNSSEMDASSEKSAEDSDELDSCNSEDMNTIENIVLNMKDTVVEMMNSLSDYFQNLFGGTMAPDGSIVTNTMDKDKAMSASFMGLAVMVMLVVVLDRP from the exons ATGGGTGGTGGAGCAGCGATGAGAGCCGCCGCAAAGGTCGCCGGTATGAACATGGGGTTGCGTGGTGCTCCTGGGGCGGAGCATCCATTCGCTGCCGCTGCTCGCAAAGCGGTTTCTCCCGTCAAGGCCTTGTTTAATAGTTCCGAAACCAGTCAAACTCGGCCTTACTGGGATGATAGTAATTATAAGAATGGTAATATTGACGAATGGGAACTTGCGGGAGGCGAGGAGGAACTGATGTCGGAAGAGGCTAGGCTTGTGTTTGGTGATGCACCTACTGTTAAAGAAGCTCAAGATGCTACCTTTCAACTCAAAGAAGCCGTCAATAA GGCCTATCTGTCAACAGATGATGTTTTTTCAAACGAGGAGTCTGGCATTGTGGCACTTCTCAACTCTGAAGATTTGGAGAGTAAAACTTGTGCTGTGAAAGATTCAACCTCACCAATTCTTTCAACCCAAGCTATGCAAGCATTTAGGTTACTCAATGAAAATACTGCTGCTCAG aAAGTTGTTGCTTCTATTGCTTGTGATCCAAATGTGTGGAATGCTGTACTGCAAAATGAGGCACTTGTAGGGTTCCTTCGGTCACAAAAGAACA GCTCAGAAATGGATGCCAGTTCTGAGAAGTCTGCGGAGGACTCGGATGAACTTGACTCTTGTAACTCTGAGGACATGAATACTATTGAAAATATAGTTCTGAACATGAAGGATACGGTAGTGGAGATGATGAATAGCTTGTCTGATTATTTTCAGAATCTTTTTGGTGGTACAATGGCTCCTGATGGATCCATAGTCACTAATACCATGGACAAGGATAAGGCTATGAGTGCATCTTTTATGGGATTAGCAGTTATGGTTATGCTGGTGGTTGTGCTTGATCGACCATAA
- the LOC141721617 gene encoding indole-3-acetic acid-amido synthetase GH3.6-like has translation MPEAQQKMRVSEISDTSRKECENKKTLEFIEQVTSSPDEIQLKVLSEILTRSSHVEYLQRQGLAGRTDRLTFKKIIPVVKYEDLQPYINRIANGDNSPILCSHPISEFLTSSGTSGGERKLMPTIEEELERRSLLYSLLMPVMNQVVPGLDKGKGMYFLFVKSEAKTPGGLLARPVLTSYYKSSHFKNRPHDPYTNYTSPNEAILCPDSYQSMYSQMLCGLCFNQEVLRVGAVFASGFIRAIRFLEKYWSVLCHDIRTGTLNSEITDISVRESVLKILKPNSKLADFIEGECTKKSWHGIIPRIWPNTKYVDVIVTGTMSQYIPTLDYYSNRLPLVCTMYASSECYFGVNLNPLCKPDEVCYTLIPNMAYFEFLPVRRNNESGDTNSITMPESLNENEQQELVDLVDVELGKEYELVVTTYAGLYRYRVGDLLRVAGFKNKAPQFNFICRKNVVLSIDSDKTDEVELQNAVKNAMNHLMPFDTTLLEYTSYADTTTIPGHYVLFWELNTDGTIPVPPSVFEDCCFAVEESLNSVYRQGRVSDKSIGPLEIKIVESGTFDKLMDYAICLGASINQYKTPRCVTFAPHVELLNSKVVSSYFSPKCPKWAPGHKQWNNINLS, from the exons ATGCCTGAAGCTCAACAGAAAATGAGAGTGTCAGAGATAAGTGATACTAGTAGAAAGGAGTGTGAGAACAAGAAAACACTTGAGTTCATTGAACAAGTTACTTCAAGCCCAGATGAGATTCAGCTAAAAGTGCTCTCAGAGATCCTCACACGCAGCTCACACGTTGAATACCTTCAACGCCAGGGTCTGGCTGGTAGAACTGATCGCTTGACATTCAAGAAAATCATACCAGTCGTCAAATATGAAGATCTTCAGCCTTATATTAACCGTATCGCCAATGGTGACAATTCTCCCATCCTCTGCTCTCATCCCATTTCTGAATTCCTCACCAG CTCTGGTACATCTGGGGGAGAGAGAAAACTGATGCCAACCATCGAAGAAGAACTTGAAAGGAGATCACTACTATATAGTTTGTTGATGCCTGTGATGAACCAAGTTGTTCCTGGTCTAGATAAAGGCAAGGGTATGTATTTTTTGTTTGTCAAATCCGAAGCTAAAACTCCAGGTGGTTTGTTAGCTCGTCCAGTTTTAACGAGTTACTACAAAAGTTCGCATTTTAAAAACAGGCCTCATGATCCTTACACTAACTACACTAGCCCAAATGAAGCCATTCTTTGCCCTGATTCCTATCAAAGCATGTACTCTCAGATGCTTTGTGGCCTTTGTTTTAACCAGGAAGTTCTCCGTGTGGGGGCTGTTTTTGCCTCCGGTTTTATCAGGGCCATCCGCTTTCTTGAAAAGTACTGGTCTGTTCTTTGTCATGACATTCGAACTGGAACACTTAATTCCGAGATTACTGATATTTCTGTCAGAGAATCAGTACTGAAAATCTTGAAGCCTAACTCTAAACTCGCAGACTTTATTGAAGGTGAATGTACTAAGAAATCATGGCACGGGATTATACCGAGGATTTGGCCTAATACAAAGTATGTTGATGTTATTGTGACTGGGACGATGTCCCAGTATATACCAACTCTTGATTACTATAGCAATCGATTGCCTCTTGTTTGCACCATGTATGCTTCGTCTGAGTGCTATTTTGGTGTCAATCTTAACCCTctttgcaagcctgatgaagtgTGTTATACCCTCATTCCAAACATGGCCTATTTTGAGTTCTTGCCTGTTCGGAGGAACAATGAGAGCGGTGACACAAATTCTATTACCATGCCAGAATCTCTGAATGAGAATGAACAACAGGAATTGGTGGACCTTGTAGATGTTGAGCTGGGAAAAGAGTACGAGCTTGTTGTCACTACTTATGCTG GTCTTTATAGATATAGAGTGGGGGATTTGCTAAGAGTAGCTGGATTCAAGAACAAGGCCCCACAATTCAATTTCATATGCAGGAAAAATGTGGTGTTGAGCATCGATTCAGACAAAACAGATGAAGTTGAGCTGCAAAATGCTGTCAAGAATGCGATGAACCATTTAATGCCATTTGATACAACTCTTCTCGAATACACAAGTTATGCAGACACAACCACGATTCCAGGTCACTATGTTCTATTCTGGGAGCTTAATACAGATGGAACAATCCCAGTTCCTCCATCTGTGTTTGAAGACTGTTGTTTCGCTGTAGAAGAGTCTTTAAACAGTGTGTATCGTCAAGGACGAGTCTCAGACAAGTCAATTGGTCCTTTAGAGATCAAGATTGTTGAATCTGGAACATTTGATAAGCTTATGGACTACGCGATCTGCTTAGGTGCTTCAATTAACCAGTACAAGACTCCACGGTGTGTGACATTTGCACCTCATGTCGAGCTGTTGAACTCAAAGGTTGTGTCTAGCTATTTCAGTCCAAAATGCCCCAAATGGGCTCCCGGACATAAGCAATGGAACAACATCAACTTAAGCTAG
- the LOC141721613 gene encoding uncharacterized protein LOC141721613: MPTVWFSLKKSMHCKSEASDVHDPKTKKHLSTILTKRAGRSGCSRSIANLKDVIHGSKRHLEKPVSCSPRSIGSSEFLNPITHEVILSNSTCELKITGFGGFQEGGGLSSNSTYVGTLRPGTPGPGGHPTMQYFNPSFRNSATPPRKTVLLAERKDKSVFGTSATENGVIHCKHRASTETETNAVTCHKCGEQFGKWEVLEAHHLSKHAVTELVEGDSSRKIVEIICRSSWLKSESHCGKIEKVLKVHNMQKSLARFEEYREIVKIKASKLHKKHPRCIADGNELLRFYGTTIACSIGMNGSSSLCISDRCCVCRIIRNGFSTKKELKDGVGVFTTSTSGRAFESIEIFKDDSTLRKALIVCRVIAGRVHRPLENIQEIAGQSGFDSLAGKVGLYSNIEELYLLNHKALLPCFVVVCKT, from the exons atgCCAACAGTTTGGTTCTCCTTGAAGAAATCTATGCATTGTAAATCAGAGGCATCAGATGTTCATGACCCAAAAACCAAGAAACATTTGAGCACAATCCTCACCAAAAGAGCAGGCAGGTCAGGATGTTCAAGGTCTATAGCAAATCTCAAAGATGTGATACATGGAAGCAAAAGACATTTAGAAAAGCCTGTAAGTTGTAGTCCAAGATCTATTGGGAGTAGTGAGTTCCTCAATCCTATCACCCATGAAGTGATTTTGAGTAATTCTACCTGTGAACTCAAAATCACTGGTTTTGGCGGATTTCAAGAAGGCGGTGGCCTAAGCAGCAACTCCACTTATGTGGGAACTCTCAGGCCTGGTACACCTGGGCCTGGGGGGCATCCTACCATGCAATATTTTAACCCTTCTTTCAGGAATTCAGCAACTCCTCCAAGAAAGACTGTTCTTTTAGCAGAAAGGAAGGATAAGTCTGTTTTCGGAACTTCTGCTACTGAAAATGGTGTAATACATTGTAAGCACAGGGCATCAACTGAGACAGAAACTAATGCAGTTACATGCCACAAGTGTGGGGAGCAGTTTGGAAAGTGGGAAGTTTTGGAAGCACATCATCTATCCAAGCATGCTG TTACTGAACTTGTAGAAGGAGACTCATCTAgaaaaattgttgaaattattTGCCGCTCAAGCTGGTTAAAATCTGAGAGTCATTGTGGGAAAATTGAGAAGGTTTTAAAAGTTCACAACATGCAGAAGAGTTTGGCTCGATTTGAAGAATACAGGGAGATTGTAAAGATCAAGGCCAGCAAACTCCATAAAAAACATCCACGCTGCATAGCAGATGGTAACGAACTTCTGAGATTTTATGGTACAACTATAGCATGCTCAATTGGCATGAATGGAAGTTCTAGTCTCTGTATATCGGACAGATGCTGCGTTTGTCGAATTATACGAAATGGTTTCTCCACAAAGAAGGAACTTAAGGATGGAGTGGGAGTTTTTACAACATCCACAAGTGGTAGAGCATTTGAGTCTATAGAAATCTTTAAAGATGATTCAACCCTGAGGAAAGCTTTAATAGTTTGCAGAGTTATAGCAGGAAGAGTACATAGACCTCTGGAGAACATACAAGAAATAGCTGGACAGTCGGGGTTTGATTCATTAGCTGGAAAAGTCGGTCTTTATTCAAACATTGAAGAACTTTATTTGCTCAATCACAAAGCTCTTCTTCCTTGCTTTGTGGTAGTTTGTAAGACGTGA
- the LOC141720061 gene encoding uncharacterized protein LOC141720061, whose product MAAGRITYQDMLNPIFLHPSDGPTSILVDKLQGSTDYRAWKRSMEINLASKRKLGFVTGTTAKSTDDPIQAELWETCNNMVIAWLTCNVSPSIKKSVMFMTNAKDIWSNLETRFSVTNGSRKYKINRELYELKQNSLYVNDYYTAMKVLWEELDAMNILPTITTISTETQTLLNKIHQQKEETKLFQFLNGLNEIYNPQRSHLLMQNPLPSVEEASSALQQEEAQRDLLNINRDISDASAMFSKTNQDRVIVCTACGMKGHRGDKCWTVIGYPRWHPKCNSHNTNQPYPSKPKPYNSNPKWNTSNRNNNSKMAANAQAEKTEIEGPSFSPQQLEQLAKMMPQLMHQAKGSETDEEIDYHFSGMTNCNTVMKLNNEWIIDSGASDHMTYSLQNLSHTVEKTKSTTINLPTGDQAKVTHTGSVNLENGLKLEGVLCVPYFKHNLMSVQKLVKDCNVQVIFHPSHCVILESGSNKIRGIGGAKNGLYYLINHLKQQVPSEWLKLPYEPVNRAPAVNTATSNGVNNADNLE is encoded by the coding sequence ATGGCAGCTGGTCGAATCACCTACCAAGATATGCTAAACCCCATTTTCCTACACCCCTCAGATGGGCCAACATCCATATTGGTGGATAAACTCCAGGGATCTACAGATTACAGAGCCTGGAAACGATCGATGGAAATCAATCTAGCCTCCAAGAGAAAACTGGGTTTCGTAACCGGAACAACAGCCAAGTCCACTGATGATCCAATACAAGCTGAGCTATGGGAGACCTGCAACAACATGGTAATCGCCTGGTTAACCTGTAATGTATCTCCTTCAATTAAAAAATCTGTGATGTTCATGACTAATGCTAAAGATATATGGTCAAATCTTGAGACACGTTTCTCTGTCACAAATGGATCGAGGAAATATAAAATCAATAGAGAGTTATATGAGCTAAAACAAAACTCTTTATATGTGAATGATTATTATACTGCCATGAAAGTACTGTGGGAAGAGTTAGATGCCATGAATATACTGCCTACAATCACCACCATAAGCACTGAGACCCAAACCTTACTCAACAAAATCCACCAACAAAAAGAAGAAACCAAACTATTTCAGTTCTTAAATGGATTGAATGAAATCTACAACCCACAAAGAAGCCATCTTCTGATGCAAAACCCACTTCCTTCTGTTGAAGAAGCCTCGTCTGCTTTACAGCAAGAAGAGGCACAAAGAGATCTTCTCAACATAAACAGAGACATCTCTGATGCATCTGCAATGTTCAGCAAAACTAATCAGGACAGAGTTATAGTATGTACAGCTTGCGGAATGAAGGGGCACAGAGGTGATAAATGCTGGACTGTAATTGGCTACCCCAGGTGGCATCCCAAATGCAACTCACATAACACAAACCAACCTTATCCCTCCAAACCTAAACCATACAACTCAAACCCCAAATGGAATACCTCAAACAGAAACAACAACTCCAAGATGGCAGCTAATGCTCAAGCTGAAAAAACAGAAATTGAAGGACCCAGTTTTAGCCCTCAACAGTTAGAACAACTAGCCAAGATGATGCCACAGCTGATGCATCAAGCCAAAGGGTCAGAAACTGATGAGGAAATAGATTATCATTTTTCAGGAATGACTAATTGCAACACTGTCATGAAATTGAACAATGAGTGGATCATAGACTCTGGAGCCTCTGACCATATGACATACTCACTTCAAAACCTCTCCCACACTGTTGAAAAAACAAAATCCACAACCATAAACCTACCCACAGGAGATCAAGCCAAAGTCACTCACACAGGCAGTGTAAATCTAGAAAATGGACTGAAACTAGAAGGTGTACTATGTGTGCCATACTTCAAACACAACTTGATGTCAGTACAGAAGCTGGTGAAGGATTGCAATGTACAAGTGATCTTCCACCCAAGCCATTGTGTCATCTTAGAATCGGGAAGCAACAAAATCAGAGGAATAGGTGGAGCAAAGAATGGGTTGTATTACCTGATAAATCATCTGAAGCAACAAGTGCCCAGTGAATGGTTAAAGCTTCCTTATGAACCTGTCAACAGAGCCCCTGCAGTCAACACAGCAACCAGTAATGGAGTCAACAATGCTGATAATTTGGAGTAG
- the LOC141721611 gene encoding formin-like protein 5, producing the protein MIDNSLSMMIQQHMGLTRVVCFIVLILLPLAFSSPAHQTLQELTLPLLNQEDVAKLLWTNCGLELNHVKEAVENLKLNSKPSDRITISMFFEKTNIQIAPKILDPLIKQTLLNCLRKMNLMILESGEEKSSGSWLVKYVDSFFYKSSAHRRRKLIQDSAPSPSPSPAPAVESPSFSPTPSGSGDSFHGRAAPGNFFPTDAGEPSPNSYMNEQSNKNNSNHKTVVIAVAVTAAVTFVIVAVLFYCYYRVCGTRPRAGQSDEGPLLRISLSNYSIDAPDKSYVSDNSRNKHMPGNLSFNNSSQYIDSGVLSTTKLGIPLKTATSVPMTTYEESSQKYPSSLKPPPGKFVTTDLPPPKHPSESAASELPPNKRAPPPPPPLKGAPPPPPPPRKGPPPPPVLPTSQGFFSVPKNPGGPPPPIPSAIRTGPSPPPPPVAGVPPPRPPTLGLRPPRPSTHGPHHQSSSASAEGDEAGAPKAKLKPFFWDKVLANPDHSMVWHQIKSGSFQFDEDMIESLFGAPAGKNKKETKTDASPQGPPTQYVQIIDPKKAQNLSILLKALNVTTEEVCDALQEGIELPSELLETLLKMAPTTEEELKLRLYSGDVSRLGTAERFLKVLVEIPFAFKRLESLLFMSTLQEEAGIVKEAFTTLEAACTDLKKSRLFLKLLEAVLKTGNRMNDGTFRGGAQAFKLDTLLKLSDVKGTDGKTTLLHFVVQEIIRSEGVRAARVAREIRGVKSGDLEATSRDLESHYRSLGLEVVSGLADELVNIKKAASIDADSLTGTVSKLGRGLVKAKDFLNSDMKKIDEENRFHQVLKSFVQNAEVDVMWLLEEEKRITALVKSTADYFHGNAGKDEGLRLFVIVRDFLLILNKSCKEVKDAEKKMTKTPRKEETVVAPSSEPRQGPSADPRERLFPAIRDRRMSNSSSSSDEDSS; encoded by the exons GCTAAGCTTTTATGGACCAATTGTGGGCTGGAGTTGAATCATGTCAAGGAAGCTGTTGAAAATCTTAAACTAAATTCTAAACCAAGTGACCGTATAACAATTAGTATGTTTTTCGAAAAAACAAACATACAAATAGCTCCCAAAATCCTTGATCCTCTGATTAAGCAAACTCTTCTGAATTGTTTAAGGAAGATGAATCTCATGATCTTGGAGTCAGGTGAAGAGAAAAGTTCTGGGAGTTGGCTTGTGAAGTATGTTGATTCCTTCTTTTATAAATCCAGTGCTCATAGACGTAGAAAACTAATTCAGGATTCAGCACCATCTCCATCTCCATCTCCAGCCCCTGCTGTTGAATCACCTTCGTTCAGTCCAACTCCTTCAGGTTCAGGGGACAGTTTTCATGGTCGTGCAGCTCCTGGCAATTTTTTCCCTACAGATGCTGGTGAACCAAGTCCAAATTCTTATATGAACGAGCAGTCAAACAAGAATAATAGCAACCACAAAACAGTTGTTATTGCTGTTGCAGTTACTGCAGCAGTTACATTCGTAATTGTAGCAGTACTGTTCTATTGCTATTATAGAGTTTGCGGGACTCGGCCCAGGGCTGGACAGAGTGATGAGGGGCCTCTTCTTCGCATAAGCTTAAGCAATTATTCCATTG ATGCTCCAGACAAGTCTTATGTTTCTGACAACTCAAGAAACAAGCACATGCCTGGTAATCTTTCCTTCAATAACTCGAGTCAGTATATTGACTCTGGTGTTCTTAGTACTACGAAACTCGGAATTCCTCTAAAAACAGCTACCAGTGTTCCGATGACTACTTATGAGGAATCTTCTCAGAAATACCCTTCTTCACTGAAGCCCCCTCCTGGAAAGTTTGTAACTACAGACCTGCCTCCTCCAAAGCATCCTTCAGAATCTGCAGCCTCTGAACTTCCTCCTAACAAGAGAGCTCCTCCCCCTCCTCCTCCCCTCAAAGGTGCTCCTCCTCCTCCACCACCTCCTAGGAAAGGACCTCCTCCACCTCCTGTATTGCCGACCTCGCAGGGATTTTTTTCTGTTCCAAAGAATCCGGGAGGACCACCACCTCCTATACCTTCTGCAATCAGGACCGGTCCTTCCCCACCACCGCCCCCAGTTGCTGGTGTGCCACCACCTCGGCCTCCCACCTTGGGCTTGAGACCTCCTCGTCCTTCAACTCATGGACCCCATCATCAGTCATCTTCTGCTTCGGCTGAAGGGGATGAAGCTGGTGCACCTAAAGCTAAGTTAAAGCCGTTTTTCTGGGATAAGGTTCTTGCGAATCCTGACCATTCAATGGTTTGGCATCAAATAAAGTCAGGGTCTTTCCA GTTTGATGAAGATATGATAGAGTCACTGTTTGGTGCCCCTGCTGGAAAGAACAAGAAGGAGACGAAAACAGACGCTTCACCTCAAGGTCCTCCAACACAGTATGTTCAGATTATTGATCCAAAGAAAGCACAGAATTTATCAATACTCTTGAAGGCACTGAATGTGACAACCGAGGAAGTCTGTGATGCACTTCAAGAAG GAATTGAGCTACCTTCTGAGCTCTTGGaaactctattaaagatggcaCCCACAACTGAAGAAGAACTGAAGCTGCGGCTTTACAGCGGGGATGTTTCTCGACTTGGAACTGCAGAGCGGTTTTTGAAAGTCTTAGTTGAGATACCCTTTGCATTTAAGAGGTTAGAGTCACTATTGTTCATGAGCACTCTCCAGGAGGAGGCAGGAATTGTCAAAGAAGCATTCACAACATTAGAG GCTGCTTGCACAGATTTGAAAAAGAGTAGGCTGTTTCTGAAGCTCTTGGAAGCTGTTTTGAAAACTGGCAATCGCATGAACGATGGAACATTCCGTGGCGGTGCACAAGCATTTAAACTTGACACACTTCTGAAGCTATCAGATGTAAAAGGAACTGATGGGAAAACTACACTTTTACATTTTGTGGTTCAGGAAATTATTCGGTCAGAAGGAGTTCGAGCTGCTCGTGTAGCTCGAGAAATTCGGGGCGTCAAATCTGGCGATCTCGAGGCCACTTCACGTGATCTGGAAAGTCACTACCGAAGTCTTGGTCTTGAGGTGGTCTCAGGCTTGGCTGATGAGCTTGTAAACATTAAAAAAGCTGCAAGTATAGATGCAGATAGCTTAACAGGAACAGTTTCGAAGCTTGGCCGTGGACTCGTTAAAGCGAAAGATTTTCTAAATTCAGATATGAAGAAGATTGACGAAGAAAATAGGTTTCATCAAGTTCTTAAAAGTTTTGTGCAGAATGCCGAGGTAGATGTGATGTGGTTACTGGAGGAAGAGAAGAGAATTACAGCACTGGTGAAAAGTACAGCTGATTACTTCCATGGAAATGCCGGAAAAGATGAGGGCTTGCGTTTATTTGTTATAGTCCGGGACTTCCTGTTAATTTTGAATAAGTCGTGCAAAGAGGTAaaagatgctgaaaagaagatgaCCAAGACACCAAGGAAAGAAGAAACAGTAGTAGCACCATCTTCAGAACCCCGACAAGGTCCATCAGCTGATCCTCGAGAGCGCCTTTTTCCGGCTATCAGAGACAGGCGGATGAGTAATAGTTCTAGTTCATCAGATGAAGATAGTTCGTAA
- the LOC141721616 gene encoding large ribosomal subunit protein uL2: MGRVIRAQRKGAGSVFKSHTHHRKGPARFRSLDFGERNGYLKGVVTEIIHDPGRGAPLARVTFRHPFRYKHQKELFVAAEGMYTGQFIFCGKKANLMVGNVLPLRSIPEGAVVCNVEHHVGDRGTLARASGDYAIVISHNPDNGTSRIKLPSGSKKIVPSGCRAMIGQVAGGGRTEKPMLKAGNAYHKYRVKRNCWPKVRGVAMNPVEHPHGGGNHQHIGHASTVRRDAPPGQKVGLIAARRTGRLRGQAAATASKADKA, translated from the exons ATGGGTCGCGTAATAAGAGCACAGCGTAAAGGAGCAGGTTCAGTATTCAAGTCCCACACACACCATCGCAAAGGCCCTGCTCGTTTCCGCAGTCTGGATTTCGGGGAGCGAAACGGTTATCTCAAAGGCGTGGTCACTGAAATCATTCATGACCCTGGACGTGGCGCACCTCTTGCTCGCGTTACATTCAGACATCCATTCCGCTACAAGCATCAGAAAGAGCTGTTTGTGGCTGCTGAAGGAATGTATACAGGTCAGTTTATCTTTTGTGGTAAAAAGGCTAATTTAATGGTTGGAAATGTGTTGCCGTTGAGATCTATACCTGAAGGTGCTGTTGTTTGTAATGTCGAACATCATGTTGGTGATCGTGGTACTCTTGCTAGAGCTTCCGGTGATTACGCTATTGTTATCAGTCATAATCCTGATAATGGTACCTCTAG GATTAAACTCCCATCTGGATCGAAGAAAATTGTTCCTAGTGGTTGTCGGGCCATGATTGGTCAGGTTGCTGGAGGTGGAAGAACAGAAAAGCCTATGCTTAAGGCCGGAAATGCATATCACAAGTATCGTGTCAAACGTAACTGCTGGCCCAAGGTTCGTGGTGTTGCTATGAATCCTGTGGAGCATCCCCATGGTGGTGGTAACCATCAACATATTGGTCACGCTAGTACCGTTCGTCGTGATGCACCCCCTGGTCAAAAGGTTGGGCTTATTGCTGCCAGGAGGACTGGTCGTCTCCGTGGACAGGCTGCTGCTACTGCTTCCAAGGCAGACAAGGCTTAG